AAATAGGCATCATCGTGAGAACCCATCCACCACGACAAGATAAATACTCAACAACAagctaacaaaataaaaagtatcTCTAGAGCAGATTCATCCGACTACAAAAATGGGGTCTGTGGAGCTAGAtacccttcattttttttttcttgggactTTCCGGTTTGATATACACAGCATGAAGCTTTGAAAGCAAAGGTCAAATAGGAGTACATATAGACGGAAATTCTGTTTAACGATTAGCAGAGAAGTGATTtcattatcactttttttttttttgggtttgttctAAACTTATTAAAgactgatttttcaaaattgggaGGACTACCTCTAAAATCTTCACGGTATGTCATCTTAGACAATGATGTTTTCAACTACTTTTTGGTTTATATGGAATTATGGATGGTATTGAGTTTGCTGGTGTAACAAATGTGTACTTGATAACGACCTCTCAATATCATTCAATCTAAATTAATGCCTTGAAAATTCAAAGAGTAATATAATGGCTCAAGAATCAAGATCCCTATATCTCCACATTGTTTCTTCTTTGTCTAGCGACTCCTCTATCCTTAATGAATTAGATTGAATCCCAATTTTACGATCACAGGATTGAGTTATTATTacttgtaaattttttgaaCCCCTTGAAACACGGCCTCAATGCCAGAATCAGGAATAATTAAAAGTGCAGTGTGATTTGAGGAGGTAGTAAGAATGTGTTCGacacaagtgaaaaaaaagaactgGCAAAATTGGACCCAACCCAAAGGATAAATACCCCACcaggatttgaaatttttgtccGACATAAAAATTAGGTTGACTTGTGATCCgacccattttttaaaatttcttttaaaaaaataatcagatTTGTTTGTTTCGGCCTTGACGGAGCATTGGTCATCATTGCGTATTCTACCATTAAAATATTGCTTTTGGATTTGGAGTATTGTAAGGTGATTTCCATTGACTTGTACTATATATTAGGTTGTAATACctctataatttaatttgaaaactcAAATGAGTGAGGATTTCTTGTGCCTCAATTCGTTTTGCATTTGACATGAGGAAAAATGATgtcatgttttatattttattacctGTATTTTGTATGTATGATATTTTTAACACGCAGGTGTTGCCATTTGATAACATGCAAAATCGCCTCATAATAGTATATGCCTGAAAGATGATTATGGTCTTAACACTAAATCGTCTTTCAGAAAGATGCTTTCactaataaacttaaaaaatgataaacaaaagACAATTTTAGATGAGTTCATTTTGTAACTATGCAAATTAACATTGAAATCAATATTTGGAAATGTCAGTTTCAATACTTCTCCTAATATTTTCAAACATCGCTATTTTGGCATAAACAAAGTTTTGACGcctcttccaaaaataaaacaaaaacaaaaagtttttttttggtaaattataaattaaaccCTTAAAGTTTGtggtatttagattttacctcttaaaatttcagaatttaaattttaccccTTAAAGTTTGAAagtgtttagattttaattCTGAAATCCAAACACTCTTAAACTTCaggaattctgaaatttcaagctgtaaaattcaaacacctcTCAACTTTAGaagtgtaatttgtaatttaccctcttttttttttctttttctttttttagataataatacaaaatggataatttaaaagccaattagACTTGTATTACATTTTATTGGCGCTAAGTTCTATGACTCCATAGCCTACAATAACTTGCATTCAAATTTAATTCCACCTTCACCTAACCATCCTCCCATTGTTCTAACAATCTTATTTTAAGTTTCTTACATATAAGATATTAGTGAAGAAATagtgggaaagaaaagaataatttaagGGAGTATCTACCTAACACTAATATTGAGCTATAACTCATAAATAAATTCTAATACCTTCTACGAGTATGcaaagctttccttgaaatatcCAAGCTATTATAGCATCCAAACTTGAAGGACTGTGCCAAGTATAAACACTTAAGAAGTCAAATATAGCTCTTGTTCTCTGTTATTCTTGTGCTGATCAACCACATCAATAAGATCTAGGATAAGCCCTTTCTATTCCCTCTACAAAGCATTTCAATTCAAGTGATACCGATCATATTATTTCCCATTGTTCATAAAATTCCTCTATCTTAGACCTTTTCATCAAACAAGAATCCTCCATCTCATAAGTGCTAACATCCTAAGCCAGATGATGGACAGTGTATGACCCATTATAGCTATCCATGGAGATCCAACTTGAAAAAACAGAATTTTTGACTTAAGCACTCTCTAATTTCAGCCTTGATTGTCGTGATAAAACAAGGTTATAAAATGAATGCATGAGCTACACTACTATGAAGCAAAAGACtaaattgattaataaatttggcaacaaagACAAGCTTTCTCAAAAGGggggaaaataaaatgaaagttcCCCCTAAACTACACAAATGGACCGCCATAATAACACATTAGATTCAACAACAAAGAACTAAGGCTAAAcccaaattgaaaataaacaaataaaaattaaaacaacatCTATCTTTCTATAAACAATTATCATGAATGCTGAATTACAGTGGGCACTTTGATAGACCATTGTGTCATTGAGGGTTGTCTTTACATCAAATTAAGGTGCAGCATCTCTAAACAGAGAGCTAGTATATGGGTTTCTTTTGACATTTGGGTATTCCCCAAGAATACATTCGGAATGAGCAGGATAACTGCAATCTTCACAGTAGTAGAACCATTGCTTGGGGTCTCGTTCTTCTTCACAGATGTCACAGTAATATTCACCAGAGTCATCTTCAGGAGTATAACGTAGAGTGAAGGGATGCTCATGTTGGTTGTACCATGCGGTTTGTGGTACTGTAGCACATTTGAAGTCTAGAACAAATTCACAAGTGGTACAACGGAACACTTGGTCATTTTCAGAACCACAAATACTACACTTCTGTTCATAGTTTGTGATTGAGAGGTAAAGAAGATGCTTATGACAGGCATGAGTAAGGGTATTTGAGATCAAACTACAATGAAAATCGATAGGGTAGTAGCATTTATCACACTCATAGTATAAGCCATTGCAAAACTGCGAACAGGCATCACATtcattaaatgtttttttataaacgAGGGTGAGTGGGTGTCGATGAAGTGGGTGttgttttattttgggtaatttAGTGCAAGATATATGAAGAAAGAAGCTACAATTGACACAACTATAAAAAGATGGAGTGAGAATAGCTCGTACACACCCGTTGcaaattttgttatttggaACCTCATCAGTAAGCTTTAAGTGATGCCCATGGCTAAAGTGTCTGATTTCTGTGGCAATTTCAATTCCGTCCTCCCCCACAGCAGTTTTTATGACTTTGCAAATTTCTGAGTCAACAGATTGATGGAGCTTTGAATCTTCATTTTCCAGCATAGCTTTTGACTCGGCGGACTCCTCTTTAAATTCCAGCAAATTTATGTTCTCCCTGTTTCGCCAGCTCATAGCACAATGGAGATGGGCAGCGAAATCGCATCTGGAGCAATAGTAAAGGCCATAGTTTGTGTCCACTTTTAGAAAACAGAGTTGACATAATTGGGAGTTGGATTGATGGAGTTCAAGAGAATGGATGAGGTTGAGGGGGTGATTGTGCCGTATGACTTTGAGTCTGCCTGGGAAGCCATCACATCTTCTATGAATGAAGAAACCACAAGGGGTACACACATAGGGCATACCCTTGTCTTCTTTGCCACAAAGGTCACAAGTGAACATCATCCACCTCCATAAGGGAATCAATGGGTGGTGGTGGACTTCAGGTGCTTCCGTGGCGGGCGCTAAAGAACCACATTTGATGTGAAGCTTAAAGTTGCATCggtaacaaaaataatagtatcCCCCACGTTTTTCTTTGCAGACATCACAATTGCTCTTTTCTCCCTCAGGATGATTTTTCCATTCGGGAAAGAGAATAAGAGGATGTAATGGGTGCAAGGGATGGTGCAGCAACCCAAGGGGTAGTTCCGCACATGATTTATGATGCCAGTAGAACATGCATTCTTTACAACTATAGCCAGGACCCAATATTGGTTCTCGGCACCCAATACAACTTCTTTGGTAAATTCTGTCTTCGTTGAAGACCAACGGATGCTCCTGATGAAAAAAATGTTGAAGCCGCTTCATCTTCTAATGACATACACAGACACAATAAaacaaacacagagagagagagaagcgcACATTAGATATTTGATTGATTCAAGTGTGGGGAGCATTTGTTTTGGTCTCTCgtgtttttgtaaaaagaaacagATGTAAACATAAATGGTGAGATGATGATGTTTGCGTTTTAGGCTTATTGTTGAACCTTCCAATCTGGATAACCCATAACACATGATGGTTGGTGGGCTTGGTTTTGCTCAAGtttatttttggggttttgtggGCTTGTTATTTTGGGCTTTCATGAATTAAATGAATTGCtgtgtcaaaatatttttttttatttaattctgGTTGTAGGCTAGCATTTTGTTATTAtacattaaataaatttttactatATATTATCTTTCTCCCTAAAACATAATTCACATCTTCTCTTACTGTTATCCcctaaattatattaatatatatttaattctaGTTGTCGTATAAAAATATATCGTTGCTTATTTTTTACAATGTAAAAAGGCAATGTTAgagagttaaaaatatttagatatatataagtttttttttaataaattttttaaaaacctgtATTTTCAATTAACGATGTAGTTATATTTGAACAAAGTGTagattttttagcaaaatattatTATGGAAAAAAGTTATCaagtaatataattttgtataagTTACCTAATTTATACAAATGATTCACATTTTCTCTCACAATTAATTATACCCAAATTatcatattatttaattttatttatcataacaatgtagttttgatttttaaaatttttaattaaaaactaagaaaaattagtaaaatatattttttctaaaaaattaaattaaaattgtattttcaaatttttaaacaaaaaaaaaatcagtaaaatCCCAGAGACGatgaaatagaaagaaaaatgagagaaaaactcAGAAGATTGGGAATAGACAAAAATGAGTGATAACCCATATGgtgaaatggaaagaaaagtgAGAAGGTGATGACAAAAATGCTTTAGAAGGTgatggcaaaaatgcaaaaacaaagttaaaaaagtgatggcaaaaatgcaaaaatgcACAAAGTAACTTGATGAAGAAGACGACCATGTTTTAGAAGGTgatggcaaaaatgcaaaaacaaagttaaaaaagttacatcttcttcttcttcttcttcttcttcttcttcttcttcatgatCATCTACTTTAGTACCCACTACCTCAGCTTGTTGTTCTTTTTGTTGGTCTCCAACCTCTTTCTCTTTCAGGATCTGCTCCTTTTCACCTAAATTTGCTGCCACTAAGTCACCACTTTTGCCTTTTGACTCAAGCAGTTGATCCATTGTACAGCTAGCTGAACAGTTaatcaaattagtttttttttggttaaatttctcaataatttttttctttaaatatttgaaattaatattatttttagttttttagtttttagttttttttaaaagaaaattttctgtattaattttttaatttttcaatcaaGCTGATCTATTTTAACTTGCTTTTCAAATTTAATGTGATTAGGCATTATAAACTTAGTAATATACAAAAGAGCTTAAAAATATAGGgtttgtgcgtgtgtgtgtgtgtgtgtgtgtgcgtgtgtgttgGTATTCCTAAATATGCTATACAAATATCTTGATAGTGAATTGCATCCGATTGTTGTGAGTGATATACCTTTATCAAAGCTACATTAGACGTGACATGAACTAAActcatttgaaaataaatatcgTTGATTCAAGTGCAACATAGCAAGTAAATAGGCCCAATTGCATTTGTAACATTTGTAAGAAAAATTAAGCAAGTAAAGCAACCTTATGAACattagtaggaaaaaaaaatacatacaaaCAAACTTGAAGAATTAGCCATCGATACTTATAAGGAAAAGCAGAGTTAAccttaatttcaattttgttagtATGAAGTTCATACGGAACTCATCTATAACTTTTACTATATATAGATTAGATGGTGTTACtttcaaaagataaaacataTTAGAGTTATTCCATtgtgccaaaaataaaaaagcatctccaacacaaaagacaacaaattagagaaagaaaaagaaaaactcacacGTAAAGACTCATACTTGTACTCTCCCAACAAAGTTTCATAATCACACCATCCTAACTAAATAACTCTCTCCCCCTTGGCCCACaaaaaagacacaaaaaaaaaaaaagattttgtagGGTGCTCCACTTAAAAGTCTCGTACTTGATACTTGCTGTTGaaggtttaaaaaaagaaaggaaatttcATTAGCTCCATATTAAGGTTCATTAGCTCCGCATATAGGCTCATACTTGCACTTGAAAGTATTAAGAGTGGTTCTAGGACCACAAAATATCCCACAACTTTCTGTCACAACTTTGACGTGGTAGACTGCAAGTAATTGTCTATCACTTACATATAAACCTACCATTTTTTCTTCACTACTCACCCTCTGTTACATCACAATTGTGACAAAGAAAttgtttaataatttgtaatactagattttttctttcaatattaaaGATGTCTCAAGGCAAATAATGTGCAATAGCAAAAGTATATGCCAACATCTTTATATGAAAATTTACAATTAGGAGGGAATCTGACTTAAGCAAactaaatgttaatttttcatatttaagtTGAAAATTGCCCATATcattccattaaaaaatatataaatatacaatGTTGTTACAGTAACTGTGTAAAAGAAAATCATTGCCCTCAACTGGACCAGAAAAgttatactcttttttttttttttgataacacaGAAGCCGTACTTAGGTGTATGGGAGCTACAAATAAGGATAATAACATGGGAATAGTGAAACAGTGATAGGACATTTCCCATAAGCTTGTCCCCCTCACTTATGTTTGCCCaactttaatttgttattagttatttaattacAGTAAGGAATTAAGAACATTTCCTAAGACTATAAGCTAAACCTTTGAATTCAGATGCCTTCTTAGGAGTCAAGTAACCCTAAGTCATTTCCAATGCCTTCCTAATATCCCAAGCAATGATATATCCTAACAATTTTTAACACAAGGCAAGATGAGTATTTTAATAGGCATTGCCTTCGAGTTATACTTAAGGtaacttttacaaaattatactactttgtaactttttttccataataataTTTTGCTAAACATATTATTTGTTCAAATGTCATTTTTGTATCTATCATGCTTCACAAATATCAAGGTGATTGGATACTACAAATTCACTAATCTATATATCAAGAACTCAAATTAtagaattttgggttttttttatttttaatttgaacaaatgGTAGGtgttttatcaaaatattattaaggaaaaaagttATCATATAGTAAGATTTTGTAAAAGTTATCGAAAGTGTAACTTGAACGCAATGCCTATCCActttttaaccaaaaatataaataaaaatagttattcTATTACaacatttaatttttcaaataatatgaATTTCTATTCCTAACATAATTTCCATCTAGCGTACCAAACATGgcctcaagtttttttttttttggacaagtgttaaaaaaataacatgaacCAAACCCATTTAGcaataaaaatcatttattcAAGTGCAAATTAATAAGTAAATAGGCTCAAAGtttattgcatttttaatagttttgagaaaaatgaagcAGGTAAAGCAACCTAATGTTTATAGATAGCAATAGAAAAACAAAGACATACAAAAAAAGTTAGAGAAGTGACCATTAATACTTACATGAACAAGAATATGATTTTGGCTTCAATATAGCCCTAGGGAAGCTTCCAAGTTAGCcttgatttcaaatttgttaataCAAAGTTCATGAAAGGATCACCTATAACTTCTATTATATATAGACTAGATGGTGTTACTTTCAAAAGATAAAACACATTCCTCGTTAATTTCAACAAGCCATGATTATTCCATTGTGCCATAAAAGAAAAGCATCTCCAATACCAAAGACaaagaattggagaaagaaaaagaaaagcatatgCTTGCCTTCTATATGCAAAAAGGCAATGAACTTATGCTTGCCAACCTAAATGTATATACtagtcttcttttttctctaatcttttttcaaataatatgaATTTCTATTCCTAACATAATTTCCATCTAGCATACCAAACATGgcctcaagttttttttttttttttttggacaagtgTTAATCCATCATATTaacaatatgaattttttcCTCATATCTTGGACCCTTTTTATCAAGGGGAAGTCTAAACACATGTGAGAGGGTGTTAAaatattagttaaataattaaatctacaattttatttttgtcattcacttacaagatttttttgcCCATATCTCTTCAAGTTATTAATATATGAGATTCAATCTCTTAGCATtgtcatatattttttagtcCTCTTTTTTAGGATTTCTTTTAACATGTTGCTTCGAAATAATTCCTTATCTTAAAAACAAAGCAAGATTCTAGCGGATGTAGacgacccccccccccccccaaaaaaaaaactccccacccaacacacacaaagaaaaagggaaagaaaaaaagaagaagaagattctaTTGTTAGCATCAAGCATGACCTTATAAGAAGTATATGACACCACCATcatttgaaaattctaaaacaaaagcaaaaggtAAAAGAAAAGCAATAGGCTTGCTAAACAATATACAAGTCAaatgcttctctctctctctctctctctctctctcatttattaGGTATTCATTTCCTATATTATTAGTATCTAAACATTTCCTTTAATTGcgaaggaataaaaaaaatttaaaagaagaagaaaatgataaagatCTTGAAAGAAAGGTAATGGGCCTTGCTATTTAATCTTAATTAAGATGCTACTCTCCCTTTGccaccatttctttttctatacTCTTAttacttttcatatttttatttgttagacAATATTTTTAGTATCTTCTGTGATCTGTTCCAAGATGAATGACAATTAGAAACCAATATACTTTAGGGAACTACATAACTTTTATGATTGcccaaaatatattcaattaatttttaaaatgaatcgTTCCAAATATAAAAGTTATATTGCATGTATCTAATTTAGTTAGAGCATTGTTCACCTTGTTTACCTTAAAAAAGGTAAATCATGATATTTTCAAACTTCATTAGTAAATTCTaattccttttatatatttacaaattttccaataataaataaatatacgtgtgtgtgtgtgtgtgtagagagagagagagagagagagagagaggtaggtTGAGAGTTATATACCCTAAATTAAAAATGTTCTAGCTTGTTTAGAAAATGAATTCATAGAATAAGGTTGGGAGTTGTATATCCTAAATTAAAACTAGGGcatagatgaaaaaaaaattattggagaCCAATAGatacctttataattttgtatttatttgatATGGCACGGGAACTCAAACTATGCTCACAAAGTCCTCACTTCCTCTAGTGCTACAGTGTCTCCAATCTCATGCGCTACTCAATTTGATGTGCAAAAGTAAGGATCAAACACTGTGAGAAAGAAAGTGTAAAAGAGAGTTTGAGAAGGGGAATAAAGGTGTTgacataaaattgaaatttaaattggCGGTGGGGATTAGTATGGTTTAGTCTCCCCTTATGCTTACCAAATATTAAGCTAATTTATCATGATTTTCAAATATCAATGTCATTagccataaaaaataaaaagactcaCTAATTTatgatgagcttttttttttttttttgtattcctaaatgtactaaaaaaataaacttatagaCTTATTAGTATATGGCATccaatt
This portion of the Castanea sativa cultivar Marrone di Chiusa Pesio chromosome 7, ASM4071231v1 genome encodes:
- the LOC142643231 gene encoding uncharacterized protein LOC142643231, whose amino-acid sequence is MDQLLESKGKSGDLVAANLGEKEQILKEKEVGDQQKEQQAEMKRLQHFFHQEHPLVFNEDRIYQRSCIGCREPILGPGYSCKECMFYWHHKSCAELPLGLLHHPLHPLHPLILFPEWKNHPEGEKSNCDVCKEKRGGYYYFCYRCNFKLHIKCGSLAPATEAPEVHHHPLIPLWRWMMFTCDLCGKEDKGMPYVCTPCGFFIHRRCDGFPGRLKVIRHNHPLNLIHSLELHQSNSQLCQLCFLKVDTNYGLYYCSRCDFAAHLHCAMSWRNRENINLLEFKEESAESKAMLENEDSKLHQSVDSEICKVIKTAVGEDGIEIATEIRHFSHGHHLKLTDEVPNNKICNGCVRAILTPSFYSCVNCSFFLHISCTKLPKIKQHPLHRHPLTLVYKKTFNECDACSQFCNGLYYECDKCYYPIDFHCSLISNTLTHACHKHLLYLSITNYEQKCSICGSENDQVFRCTTCEFVLDFKCATVPQTAWYNQHEHPFTLRYTPEDDSGEYYCDICEEERDPKQWFYYCEDCSYPAHSECILGEYPNVKRNPYTSSLFRDAAP